The stretch of DNA CGCCCTGCTGACCGATTCCGGCGGATACCAGGTCTTCAGCCTGAACGAGCTGCGTAAGCTGAGCGAGCAGGGAGTGGAATTCCGCTCTCACCTCGACGGCTCCACGCACTTCTTCACCCCGGAAAGCGCGACGGCGGCACAGATCGCGCTGGGCGCGGACATCATCATGGCCTTCGACGAATGCACGGAGTTCCCAGCCGATGAGCGGCGGGCGCGCCAGTCCATGGAACTGACACTGAGGTGGGCGGAGCGGTGCAAGAGGTACTTCGACGAACACAAGGGTGAGGTGCCGTGGGGTTCCGAAATAAGGATGCTCGCGTCGCGCGCTCAGCCCGCAAAAGGCGGCGGGCGCGCGGTCGCTCGCCCAGGTCCTTCGCTCGGCGAGGAGCAAATGCGCCTCGCTCAGGATGACACGCAGGAGGGAGGAGCGACGAGTCAAGCGCTATTTGGCATCGTTCAGGGCGGGATGCATGCCGATTTGCGGCGGGAGTCGGCGGAGAGGACGGTAGAAATCGGTTTTGACGGATACGCCATCGGGGGGCTGAGTGTAGGTGAGCCGCGGACCTCTACGCGGGAAATGGTCGAGGCCACGCTGCCGTATCTTCCCCCGGACAAGCCGCGGTACCTGATGGGCGTAGGGACACCGGAGGAGATTGCCAGCTATGCGGGGATGGGCATCGACATGATGGACTGCGTGCTGCCCACGCGGGCAGCACGCCACGGCCTGCTCTACACGTCCGAGGGCAAGGTGCAGATCAAGAGCGCCCGTTACGCGCAGGACGAAGGGCCGATCGATCCGCAATGCGGGTGCCGGGTGTGCGCCCGCTATTCGCGCGCCTATCTCCGGCACCTGTACGCCAGCGGCGAGCCGCTGGCGGCGGTGCTGAACACCCTCCACAACCTGGCCTTCTACCTTGACACAATGCGGCGCGTCCGGCATCCTATAAAACTTGGGGATTGAGCCGGATTTCCGTCCGGTGACTGCAAGACAGCCTAAGGCTCCCCGCGAATCCATCGGAAAAAGGGCAGGTCCAAGATTCCGGCCGTACCAGCGACAGCCTAGTGAGCAAGGCCAGGACGCCGGGAGAGCCGTTTCAGAATTTTCCAGGTGACAGGCGAAGCGGCAAAGCGCTCCGGGTGCGCTTGGACGCCTGAAGAAGCGTTTTCAGTTTGACGGTCTGGCACAGTTTCGGATTCTTAGTGTGGCAGCAGCAGCGCGGCGGGGAAGGCGGCGGCTGGCTGTTGTGGCTGCCGCTGGTCTTCATCTTTGCCATCTTCTACTTCCTGCTCATCCTGCCGCAGCAGAAGCGGCAGAAGAAGTGGCAGGAGATGCTGGGCAACCTGAAGGCCGGGGACAAAGTGGTGACCAGCGGAGGCATCCGCGGCACCATCATCGGGCTGCGGGAGGATTCCATCCACCTGCGGGTGCCGCCGGATAACCTGCGGCTGGAGATTGCGCGGTCGGCGGTGGTTTCCGTGGCCCAAGCTGAGGAAAGCAAGAACTAGCGGGAGAAACCGAGAGATTCGTAGGGCGACTCATCCTTCATGAAGAAGAACCTGCTGGGCAAGACGATTTTTGTCGCCGTGGTGGTGCTGGCGTTCGCCTTCGGCATCATCGGCATACCCAAGAGCTGGGACGGCAAAGGCCTGGCGGCCAGCATCCAGAGCCGCATCCACCTGGGCCTGGACCTGAAGGGCGGTACCCACCTGATCCTGCAGGTGGTGGTGAACGAAGCGGTCAAGTCGGAGTCGGACCGGGTCATCGAGCGGCTGAAAGACGAGTTGCGGCGTGCCAACATCGTGTACGCCGAGATCCGTCTGCCCAACGAGAAGGACGAGCCGGAACTGATCGAAATCGCAGGCGTTCCGCCGGAGTCGAGCGGAGAATTGCGGCGCGTGGTGGCCGACATGCTGCCGGACTGGGACATGCTCAGCGGGGCGGAGAACCGCTGGACGCTGCGCATGAAGCCGCAGGCGCTGGCGCAGCTGAAAGAGCGCAGCGTGCAGCAGGCCATCGAGACTATCCGCAGCCGCGTGGATTCGCTGGGAGTGAGTGAGCCGGTGATCCAGGAGCATGGCCTGGGCCAATACCAGATCCTGGTGCAACTGCCGGGCGTGGACGACCCGGCGCGGGTGAAAGACATCATGCAGTCGACGGCGCTGCTGGAAATCCGGCAGTCGCTGGGCGGTCCTTATGGCAGCGAGCAGGAGGCGATGGCGGCCAACGGCGGCATCCTGCCGGCCGACGCGGTGCTGATGCGGGGTGCGACCAGCGCGCGCCGTGAGGGCGGTCCGCAGGAAGAGTGGTACCTGATCTCGCGCGCTTCGGCGGTGGCGGGGCAGGAATTGCGCGACTCCCGGCCCACGCGCGACGAGTACGGCCGGCCGGCCGTGAACTTCACGCTGACGGGCGAGGGCGGCCGTCGTTTCTATGCCTTCACCAGCGCGCACGTAGGCGACAGCCTGGCCGTGGTGCTGGACAACCGGGTGGTGGAGGTCGCGCGCATCGAAGAGCCGATCCGCGACCAGGGCCGCATCACCGGCAGCTTTACGGATCAGCAGACACAGGACCTGTCACTCAAGCTGCGCTCGGGCGCGCTGCCGGCTTCCATCCAGTATCGCGAGGAGCGCACGGTGGGGCCGTCGCTGGGCGCGGATTCCATCAAGGACGGCGTGAAAGCGGCCATCATCGGCCTGGTGGCGGTGATGATCTTCATGCTGCTCTACTACCACTGGGCGGGCATTAACGCCAACGTGGGCCTGCTGCTGAACCTGGTGATCCTGCTGGGATTCCTGGGGCTGAGCGGGGCCACGCTGACGTTGCCGGGCATCGCGGGAGTGATTCTCACCGTGGGCATGGGGGTGGATTCCAACGTCCTCATTTTTGAGCGCATCCGGGAAGAATTGCGCAGCGGCAAGACGCCACCCTCGGCGGTGGACCAGGGGTTCGCACGCGCCTGGCTCACGATCGTGGACACGCACGTGACCACCATCGTGTCGGCGGCCATCCTGTTCATCTTCGGCACCGGACCGGTGCGCGGTTTCGCGGTCACGCTGACCTTCGGTCTGCTGGCCAACC from Terriglobales bacterium encodes:
- the secD gene encoding protein translocase subunit SecD, encoding MKKNLLGKTIFVAVVVLAFAFGIIGIPKSWDGKGLAASIQSRIHLGLDLKGGTHLILQVVVNEAVKSESDRVIERLKDELRRANIVYAEIRLPNEKDEPELIEIAGVPPESSGELRRVVADMLPDWDMLSGAENRWTLRMKPQALAQLKERSVQQAIETIRSRVDSLGVSEPVIQEHGLGQYQILVQLPGVDDPARVKDIMQSTALLEIRQSLGGPYGSEQEAMAANGGILPADAVLMRGATSARREGGPQEEWYLISRASAVAGQELRDSRPTRDEYGRPAVNFTLTGEGGRRFYAFTSAHVGDSLAVVLDNRVVEVARIEEPIRDQGRITGSFTDQQTQDLSLKLRSGALPASIQYREERTVGPSLGADSIKDGVKAAIIGLVAVMIFMLLYYHWAGINANVGLLLNLVILLGFLGLSGATLTLPGIAGVILTVGMGVDSNVLIFERIREELRSGKTPPSAVDQGFARAWLTIVDTHVTTIVSAAILFIFGTGPVRGFAVTLTFGLLANLFTAVFVSRVIFDSVLQRKERGAALSI
- a CDS encoding tRNA guanosine(34) transglycosylase Tgt; this encodes ALLTDSGGYQVFSLNELRKLSEQGVEFRSHLDGSTHFFTPESATAAQIALGADIIMAFDECTEFPADERRARQSMELTLRWAERCKRYFDEHKGEVPWGSEIRMLASRAQPAKGGGRAVARPGPSLGEEQMRLAQDDTQEGGATSQALFGIVQGGMHADLRRESAERTVEIGFDGYAIGGLSVGEPRTSTREMVEATLPYLPPDKPRYLMGVGTPEEIASYAGMGIDMMDCVLPTRAARHGLLYTSEGKVQIKSARYAQDEGPIDPQCGCRVCARYSRAYLRHLYASGEPLAAVLNTLHNLAFYLDTMRRVRHPIKLGD
- the yajC gene encoding preprotein translocase subunit YajC, yielding MTVWHSFGFLVWQQQRGGEGGGWLLWLPLVFIFAIFYFLLILPQQKRQKKWQEMLGNLKAGDKVVTSGGIRGTIIGLREDSIHLRVPPDNLRLEIARSAVVSVAQAEESKN